From Acinetobacter sp. ASP199, the proteins below share one genomic window:
- a CDS encoding type II secretion system protein N, producing MAIDIDKLKQLDLQSFNKAAPALLVLLILYLCWKLAALFWLVVAPPQALQLERVELGSQQPRIPNISSFSLFQETGQTAASAEVSNILLQGVMVASPSYLSSAVLKLNDQVDRYRVGESFGNTGYELAEVYWDRVVIRQKNGASKEVFFKGLENGLNQPWQSNEQKKGRSSSSSSGGRAANQPNNEPASPQNEISRAIQQMNENREQYLENMGVSAGEGGYEVTSRTPAILRNRLGLRPGDRIVSLNGQTVTAGQSEAQLLEQARQQGQVKLEIKRGDQVMTIQQDLK from the coding sequence ATGGCCATTGATATAGATAAATTGAAACAACTGGATTTACAGTCTTTTAATAAAGCTGCACCCGCACTTTTAGTTTTGCTGATTCTGTATTTATGCTGGAAGCTGGCAGCGCTATTCTGGCTGGTTGTTGCACCGCCTCAAGCTTTGCAACTGGAACGAGTGGAGCTGGGCTCACAGCAGCCACGGATTCCGAATATCAGCTCTTTTTCATTATTTCAGGAAACTGGACAAACTGCAGCGAGTGCGGAAGTCTCCAATATTCTGCTACAAGGGGTAATGGTTGCCAGTCCAAGCTATTTATCTTCAGCAGTATTAAAGCTGAATGATCAGGTCGACCGGTATCGTGTCGGCGAGAGCTTCGGTAATACCGGCTATGAGCTGGCTGAGGTGTACTGGGATCGGGTGGTCATTCGTCAGAAAAATGGTGCGAGTAAGGAAGTATTCTTTAAGGGTTTGGAAAATGGCCTGAATCAGCCTTGGCAAAGTAATGAGCAGAAGAAGGGTCGTTCATCTTCATCCTCGAGTGGGGGTAGAGCAGCGAATCAGCCCAATAATGAGCCTGCTTCACCACAGAATGAAATTAGTCGCGCGATTCAGCAGATGAATGAAAACCGCGAACAGTATCTGGAAAATATGGGCGTTTCTGCTGGTGAAGGCGGTTATGAGGTCACTTCGCGGACTCCGGCAATACTGCGTAACCGTCTCGGTCTCAGACCGGGTGACCGGATTGTATCTCTGAATGGTCAGACCGTCACTGCGGGACAATCTGAAGCGCAGTTGCTGGAACAGGCACGACAGCAGGGCCAGGTAAAACTCGAAATTAAACGTGGTGATCAGGTGATGACCATTCAACAAGATTTAAAGTGA